The genomic region CCAATAAAAAAGCCAACGAATCCATCATTGATTTGATGGAGCAAAGGGAGGTCACCATTCGTAATTTAATGATCATTGGAGGGGATGACTTGGCTTTTACCTCCGCCCTAAAATTGGAAGAGGAATACCGGGTAACCCTTATCCATAATGATAAGGAAAGATGTAAGTGGTTATCGGAACGTTTGGACAGTACTTTGGTCATTCATGGGGATTATAAAAACATAGAGCTTTTGGTAGAGGAAGGTCTGGAAGAAATGCAGGCTTTTTTAGCCCTTACCGAAAGTTCGGAAATCAATATTATCACAAGTTTGAGTGCCAAAAACCATGGGGTGTATAAAACCATTGCCCATGTGGATACCCGTGAATATATCCATATATCACACAGTATTGGGGTAGATTCCCTTATCAATAAAAAGCTGGTGGCAGCTAACCAAATTACCCGCTTCCTCAGGAAAGGGAAAGTGGAGGCCATTTCAGGTATTTATGGGGTAGATGCAGAATTTATTCAATATGTCATTTCCAAAAATAACCGATTGACCAAAAAGCAACTGAAAGAGCTTCATTTTCCTGACACCGCTATTGTTGCAGGGGTGATTCGAGGTGAAGAAGTTTTTATTCCCGATGGTGATTTTAGACTCCAAATGAATGATAAGGCCATAGTTTTGGCCTTGCCCTCAGCCAAAACAAGTTTGGAGAAACTATTTAATTAGTGTATGATTCATTTTAAGGCAATTGGAAAATTAATGGGCGGCTTATTGATGCTATTGGGTCTTTTGATGCTGCCAGGAATTGGTTTTTCATATTACTACCACAGTGGGGACCAGATGCCCTTAATATATTCCTCCTTTGTCAGTATGGCCATGGGGGCACTTTTATTTTTTTCCTTTTCCAAACAGGACCAAATCATCAGGAAAAGGGAAGGGTATATGATTGTTTTTCTAAGTTGGTTGTTTATGTCAATATTTGGGATGCTGCCTTTTTTGGTCAGCGGGACACTTCCAAAACTGCCTGATGCAATTTTTGAGACGGTTTCTGGGATTACCACTACCGGCGCATCGGTAATCAATGATATAGAAAATTTACCTGCAGGAATACTTTTTTGGCGGAGCATGACACAGTGGATTGGAGGTTTGGGGATAATTGTATTAACTGTAGCAATTTTCCCTTTATTGGGAATAGGTGGGATTGAGCTATTTGTGGCTGAATCCCCAGGGCCTACCTCCGATAAATTGCACCCTCGCATCCGGGAAACTGCCAAAAGGCTTTGGTATGTCTATGTTGGCCTGACCCTTTTGCTTATGGGGCTTTACTATATTGGAGGAATGAACTTTTTTGATGCTATCAATCATGCTTTGACCACCATGGCAACAGGAGGATTCTCAACAAAAAATGCCAGTATGGCTTATTTTGAAATTCCCTTTATCCAATATGTGGCCATCCTTTTTATGTTTTTGGCAGGAACTAACTTTACTGTGATTTATTTCGGCCTGGTAGGAAAGTTTGACAGGGTTTGGAAAAGTGATGAATTTAAAGCTTACGTAATTGTTACCACTCTTATCATATTGGTATTGTCCTTTCCGGTCTTTCACTTCTCAGGAGAAAATTTGGAAAAGGCCTTTAGAGATACCGCTTTTCAAGTCGTTTCACTTTTGACTACCACAGGATATGTAACTGCTGATTATACTTCTTATGGCCATGGATTAACCATATTATTCTTTTTACTGTTGTTTGTTGGTGGCTGTGCTGGATCTACAGCAGGAGGGATTAAATTTATTAGGCACCTTTCCTTCTTTAAAAATACAATTCTTGAATTCAAACGAATTGTTCATCCAAGAGCGGTAGTGCCTCTAAAAATCAATGGGGACAGGGTTACAGGAAAGATCATAACCCATATTATGATCTTTTTGTTGATCTACTTGATGACTTTTGTAATGGGAAGTGTGGTATTGTCTGTTTTGGGATATGATATGATCACAAGCTTTGGGGCTGTAGCCACTTGTTTGGGAAATGTTGGGCCTGCAGTAGGCTTGGTAGGACCTTTGGATAATTTTTCCTTTTTCTCCCCAATAGCCAAAATATTCTTAAGCATTATTATGTTATTGGGAAGGTTGGAACTGTTTACCATATTGGTGATTTTTTCTCCCTATTTCTGGAGAGCTAATTAGATATATGAAATTTAGTGTGGAATATTTAATACTTAGAAATTTGGCCCACATTCGGAGCCAAAGAGCCCGCTTCATTGATTTAGTCACAAACCACGGATCTACTATCAAAATTTTTTCTAAAATCTAAACCCAGGGATTAGTATTTCAATTCCAATCACTGGGGGGCTTTTAATCTTACCAGGATTGCAAGCCCTTTTTATTTGGGATTTAACAAATCATTTGCACATAGCAGAAGTTATTGGAAATTAATTTGGGGAACCGAATCCACTAATAACCTGTAATCCAATATTGATTTTCTACCGAATCATCTTTCTAAGCCAAACCTTTTTATTAAATTAAAAGAAAGAGATTTTTATGACCTTATTCCAAAAACAACATTACCTAGGAAAGGAAGACTTTATTCTTACGGAGGGAATAATTCATTGTAAAGTTACCAAAGGATTTTTTTTTGTGGATGGGGTAATTGAAAAAGCCTTTCCGGATAAATGGAGTGTATTTAATGGTAAATTAAATGGGAAGAAATTATTAAAACCTCCAAATCATTTATATTTTAAGAATAAAAAGTAATGATTTTGAAATGGTTTGTGACCATTGTATTAAATGACAAAAACAATGTTCAAGGGAAAAAATCCCTGGGTATATTGGAAAAGGGAACCTTTTTTTCTTGGAACTAAGGTTTTGATTGAGATTAGATCAATGTAGAATTCTTTAAGTGGTTTTTAATTAAATAACAAATATTAAAATGGTGACTAGAAAAGTTCTCATCAAATATGGTGGGAATGCCATGACTAAACAGTCGCTCAAATATGAAATTGCTAAAAAGGTAAAGGAGCTTCAGGAACATGGAATTCAGGTGGTTTTAGTTCACGGAGGTGGTCCCTTTATCAATAAGGCCCTTGAATCAGCTGGGATTGCTTCCCAGTTTTATGACGGGCAAAGGCATACTACAGAAGAGGCGCTTTCTCATATCGAAAAAACCCTAAAAGGTGAAGTCAATAGTTCCTTGGTGGGAGTATTTAATCAGGCAGGTTTAAGTGCCGTGGGGTTATCCGGAAAGGATGGCCAAATGGTTACTGCAGTTAAGCGATGGCATTACAGCAGGGACAATGGAGGTAAAGTTCAGAAAATTGACTTGGGCCAGGTGGGAGATGTCAAAAAGGTGGATTGTAGTTTGCTCCGGATTTTATTGGACCGGAACTATATTCCTATTATTACTTGTATTGCCTCTGACCTAAAAGGAGATGACTATAATATTAATGCAGATGTTTTTGCCGGAAAAGTGGCCTCGGCTTTACAGGTGGATGATTATATCGTTTTGACAGATGTGGACGGAGTTTTTGAAAATTACCCCGACCCTAAGAGTATCCTGAAAGAGATTCATTTTAATGAATTGGACCAGTATTATAATAAAGGTATCCAGGGAGGGATGATTCCTAAAATAGAATCTTGTAAAACAGCCCTTCAGGGAGGGGTGAAGCGGGCTATTATTCTTAATGGGACCCAACCCGAACAGATTATCAAGTATATCCTTGGAAAAGAAAAGATTGGAACCACGATAACCAAATAGTTGATTGTTTTATGAAAATAAGTAATGAAGTTTTACACTTGGTCGATAAGCGCCACTATTTACCTACATTTAACCGTTTCCCATTAGCTTTTATCCGTGGAAAGGGAAGCAGGTTATGGGATGCTGATGAAAAAGAATATATTGATATGTTGGCAGGTATTGCTGTCAATAATGTAGGGCATTGTCATCCCAAAGTAGTCAAGGCCATCCAGGACCAGGCAGCCACATTAATTCATATTTCTAACTTTTTTGTGAGCCCTTCGCAGGTTGCTCTTAGTGAATTATTGGTCAGGATATCGGGAATGAACCAGGTTTTTTTGACAAATAGTGGAGCCGAATCTGTTGAGGGAGCTATCAAAGTAGCCAGGAAGTACGCCCATCAAAATGGGAGAGGAGGGAAGATCATTTCCATGACCAATTCATTTCATGGCCGGACCTTGGCCACTATTGCTACTGGGCAGGAAAAATACCAAAAGGGTTTTGAACCTATTCCTTCTGGATTTGTCCAGGTTCCTTTCAATGATTTGGAAGCTGTTGAAAAGGAAATGGAACAGGATGCTGCAGCTGTTATTTTGGAACCTGTGCAGGGTGAAGGAGGTATCCATGTGGTAGATCAACTATACCTTTCTGCCTTGAGGAACTTATGTGATGAAAGAGGGGTGTTGTTGATTTTTGATGAAATCCAATGCGGAATTGGGCGGACCGGGAAATGGTTTGCAAAAGACCATTTTGGGGTTCAACCTGATATAATGACCCTGGCAAAAGCTTTGGGTGGCGGGACTCCAATTGGGGCTTTCCTGTGCCATCAAAAAGTAAGTGATGCCATAGAGTTTGGGGACCATGGAACCACTTTTGGTGGCAACCCTTTAATGGCATCTGCAGCACTGGCAAATCTTCAGGTTATTGAAGAGGAAAGTCTTTGTCAAAGAGCTGCTGAAAAAGGAGAATGGATAAAAGATCAGTTTACAGGATTGCAACAAAAGTACCCCATGATCAAAGAAATAAGGGGTAAAGGTTTGATGCTGGGAATCCAATTTGACCGTGAAGTGGCACCCATGGTAAAAAGATTAATGGAGGAAGGTGTCATTGCCAATGCAACAGCAGAAACGGTATTAAGACTGGTTCCGCCATTAAATATTCCACAAGGAGATTTGGAACAGGTATTGGATCTCATCGACCAGATACTTAGTGAAATGGATGCATAATGGAAGGAAAGAAGAAATACAATATTGCTATTGTTGGAGCATCTGGGTATACCGGTTCGGAGCTTGCGAGGATTTTGGTGCAGCATCAAAAGGTGGAAATAAAAATGATTACCTCGGAAACCCACACTGGAAAACCTTTTTCCGAGCTCCATCCTCAATTTTTAGGCATTTTGGATTTGCCTCTTGAAAGTGCTGAAGAAGTTTCCAAGAATCAATTGGATGTTGTTTTTTTGGCATTGCCTCATGGAGTTTCCATGGAATATATCAAAAAGTGGAAAGACAAAAAAGCCATGATGATAGACCTATCAGGAGATTATAGATTAAGTGGCCCTGATGTTTATAAAAATTGGTATAAACAAGACCACGTCTTTCCTGAGGCATTTGACCGGGCCATTTATGGCTTGCCGGAGTTGCATGAAAACAGAATTAGAGGAGCTCAGCTGGTTGCCAATCCGGGATGTTACCCTACTGCTTCAATTCTAAGCCTGGCCCCCTTATTCAAAGACCAGTTGATAAAGGAAGGCTCTGTTGTTATTGATGCAAAATCAGGAACTTCGGGTGCAGGAGTCAAGGCTAGTAATACCACCCACTTTTCCAATGTCAATGATAATTTTAAAGCTTATGGGCTTCGCATTCACCGACATACCATAGAGATTGAGGAGCAATTGGGAAATCTTCAAAAGGAAAAAGCCAAAATCCAATTTACTCCCCATTTGTTACCGGTGGACAGAGGGATTTTGGCCACCTCCTATGCCCAGGTAAATGAAGAAATGAGCCAAAAAAAGCTGGATGAAATTTATGGGGAGTTTTACAAGGGAAAACCGTTTGTCCGTTTACGATCTTCCATTCCAGCTTTAAAGGATGTACGGGGGAGCAACTACTGTGATATTATGCCTATTTGGGATGAAAGAACCCAAAGAGTAATCGTTTTGTCCGTGATT from Echinicola jeungdonensis harbors:
- the argB gene encoding acetylglutamate kinase, which gives rise to MVTRKVLIKYGGNAMTKQSLKYEIAKKVKELQEHGIQVVLVHGGGPFINKALESAGIASQFYDGQRHTTEEALSHIEKTLKGEVNSSLVGVFNQAGLSAVGLSGKDGQMVTAVKRWHYSRDNGGKVQKIDLGQVGDVKKVDCSLLRILLDRNYIPIITCIASDLKGDDYNINADVFAGKVASALQVDDYIVLTDVDGVFENYPDPKSILKEIHFNELDQYYNKGIQGGMIPKIESCKTALQGGVKRAIILNGTQPEQIIKYILGKEKIGTTITK
- a CDS encoding TrkH family potassium uptake protein, with amino-acid sequence MIHFKAIGKLMGGLLMLLGLLMLPGIGFSYYYHSGDQMPLIYSSFVSMAMGALLFFSFSKQDQIIRKREGYMIVFLSWLFMSIFGMLPFLVSGTLPKLPDAIFETVSGITTTGASVINDIENLPAGILFWRSMTQWIGGLGIIVLTVAIFPLLGIGGIELFVAESPGPTSDKLHPRIRETAKRLWYVYVGLTLLLMGLYYIGGMNFFDAINHALTTMATGGFSTKNASMAYFEIPFIQYVAILFMFLAGTNFTVIYFGLVGKFDRVWKSDEFKAYVIVTTLIILVLSFPVFHFSGENLEKAFRDTAFQVVSLLTTTGYVTADYTSYGHGLTILFFLLLFVGGCAGSTAGGIKFIRHLSFFKNTILEFKRIVHPRAVVPLKINGDRVTGKIITHIMIFLLIYLMTFVMGSVVLSVLGYDMITSFGAVATCLGNVGPAVGLVGPLDNFSFFSPIAKIFLSIIMLLGRLELFTILVIFSPYFWRAN
- the argC gene encoding N-acetyl-gamma-glutamyl-phosphate reductase, with protein sequence MEGKKKYNIAIVGASGYTGSELARILVQHQKVEIKMITSETHTGKPFSELHPQFLGILDLPLESAEEVSKNQLDVVFLALPHGVSMEYIKKWKDKKAMMIDLSGDYRLSGPDVYKNWYKQDHVFPEAFDRAIYGLPELHENRIRGAQLVANPGCYPTASILSLAPLFKDQLIKEGSVVIDAKSGTSGAGVKASNTTHFSNVNDNFKAYGLRIHRHTIEIEEQLGNLQKEKAKIQFTPHLLPVDRGILATSYAQVNEEMSQKKLDEIYGEFYKGKPFVRLRSSIPALKDVRGSNYCDIMPIWDERTQRVIVLSVIDNLVKGAAGQAVHNMNLMLGIPQETGLLQSPMQP
- a CDS encoding aspartate aminotransferase family protein gives rise to the protein MKISNEVLHLVDKRHYLPTFNRFPLAFIRGKGSRLWDADEKEYIDMLAGIAVNNVGHCHPKVVKAIQDQAATLIHISNFFVSPSQVALSELLVRISGMNQVFLTNSGAESVEGAIKVARKYAHQNGRGGKIISMTNSFHGRTLATIATGQEKYQKGFEPIPSGFVQVPFNDLEAVEKEMEQDAAAVILEPVQGEGGIHVVDQLYLSALRNLCDERGVLLIFDEIQCGIGRTGKWFAKDHFGVQPDIMTLAKALGGGTPIGAFLCHQKVSDAIEFGDHGTTFGGNPLMASAALANLQVIEEESLCQRAAEKGEWIKDQFTGLQQKYPMIKEIRGKGLMLGIQFDREVAPMVKRLMEEGVIANATAETVLRLVPPLNIPQGDLEQVLDLIDQILSEMDA
- the trkA gene encoding Trk system potassium transporter TrkA; amino-acid sequence: MAMNIVIAGAGDMGFHLAEHLSYENKDITLIDTDKDVLETVSARLDILTVWGDSASIEVLQNANVKEAHMVMAVTTSEKTNLVTAMLAKQLGAKRVIARVRNHDYLEEQNINFFHNLGIDNIISPTMLCSGEIYRLVKHSTFSDIFEFDEGKLNVVGIILDQYSALVNKKLSETRALPLFEDIRIIAIVRDQMTIIPKGNTVLRNNDHVYFISNKKANESIIDLMEQREVTIRNLMIIGGDDLAFTSALKLEEEYRVTLIHNDKERCKWLSERLDSTLVIHGDYKNIELLVEEGLEEMQAFLALTESSEINIITSLSAKNHGVYKTIAHVDTREYIHISHSIGVDSLINKKLVAANQITRFLRKGKVEAISGIYGVDAEFIQYVISKNNRLTKKQLKELHFPDTAIVAGVIRGEEVFIPDGDFRLQMNDKAIVLALPSAKTSLEKLFN